A stretch of the Drosophila sulfurigaster albostrigata strain 15112-1811.04 chromosome 2L, ASM2355843v2, whole genome shotgun sequence genome encodes the following:
- the LOC133835221 gene encoding multidrug resistance-associated protein 1 isoform X11, with the protein MAEESAMDRFCGSEFWNSSLSWWTEDPDLTPCFEQTALVWTPCAFFWLFMLFDFWYLKASLDKNIPWSKISISKLLFTIGLLVITILDLIMAFVKKGGDTDLPRYPLDVWGPIIKIATFLLVLLFIPLNRKFGVQTSGCQFMFWFLFVILSIPRCRTEARAHQQRNEILDSNQEEIPDYSWEEYQFVSFFIFYAFACVMLFLNCFSDAMPRQTKYKRGPNEIPELSASFLSRITYRWFDSMALKGYRNPLEEDDLWDLRPQDSCKEVMPTFAYYWNKNVRKNYKQAAQTSEPKAQFANGKVSFENPQGNGRKKGMASIMPPIYKSFGGIFLFGSFFKLIADVLTFAQPQVLSLIIGYVEAFETTPQPEWKGILYSVLLFVLASIQTFILAQYFHRMFIVGLRIRTALINCIYRKALRISNAARKESTVGEIVNLMAVDAQRFMDLTTYLNMLWSAPLQIGLALYFLWQELGPSVLAGLAVMIIMIPLNGFIASRIKTYQIQQMTYKDKRVKLMNEVLSGIKVLKLYAWEPSFEKQVLDIRDKEIATLRSTAYLNASTSFLWSCAPFLVSLVTFATYLLTDEANQLSTKKVFVSIALFDIIKLPLTIIPMLNADIAETQVSVKRINKFLNSEELDPNNVQHDKSRPHPIIIENGHFSWGDEDETTLKNISMEVPKNNLVAIVGTVGSGKSSVVQAILGEMEKISGSVNTVGRLAYVPQQAWIQNATVRDNILFGKAYDRKRYNRVIDACALRTDIEILSAGDLTEIGEKGINLSGGQKQRISLARAVYNDADLYLLDDPLSAVDAHVGKHIFEEVIGPKGMLKNKTRVLVTHGITFLPQVDNIYVMKAGQVSENGTYAQLLKNKGAFADFLIQHLQDGEEEEEDLNQIKRQLSENAEPELLAPIEKAIKLARTESLSDSISVTSADSLMGRGSLRRRARRQESYDSAASAASLKRKQEVEGKLIETEKSQTGGVEFAVYKHYIKSVGIFLSVATLVLNFAFQAFQIGSNIWLTQWSNDKEVETNTAKRDMYLGVYGAFGFAQVATSYFSTLALSLGCIYSAKYLHDVLVHDTLRWPMELFDITPIGRVVNRFSKDVDTIDNTLPLNLRVVITQAFAVLATIVVISISTPIFLAVIVPIGFIYYFAQRFYVATSRQLMRLESVSRSPIYSHFGETVTGVSTIRAYTVEDRFIEESDNKVDKNQVCKYPSLIANRWLAIRLEMVGNLIILFASLFAVLGGQSNPGLVGLSVSYALQVTQTLNWLVRMSSDIETNIVSVERIKEYGETKQEAAWELEEDKKKPKNWPADGRVEFSNFQVRYREGLDLVLRGVSFNISGGEKVGIVGRTGAGKSSLTLALFRIIESAGGKIIIDGEDIAQLGLHMLRSRLTIIPQDPVLFSGSLRANLDPFDVKTDEEIWKALELSHLKAFAKGLPSGLNHEISEGGDNLSVGQRQLVCLARALLRKTKVLVLDEATAAVDLETDDLIQKTIRSEFKDCTVLTIAHRLNTIMDSDKVIVLDKGQITEFASPTELLDNPKSAFYSMAKDANLV; encoded by the exons ATGGCGGAAGAGTCAGCCATGGACCGCTTTTGCGGTTCCGAATTTTgg AATTCCAGTTTGTCGTGGTGGACAGAAGATCCCGATCTAACACCCTGCTTTGAACAAACAGCTTTAGTTTGGACACCATGCGCCTTCTTCTGGCTGTTTATGTTGTTTGATTTCTGGTATCTCAAGGCCAGTTTGGACAAGAATATTCCATGGAGTAAAATTAGCATTTCTAAATTGCTCTTCACTATCGGACTATTGGTGATTACCATCCTCGATCTAATCATGGCCTTTGTGAAGAAGGGCGGCGACACTGATCTGCCCAGGTACCCTCTTGACGTCTGGGGACCGATCATCAAAATTGCCACATTT ttgctggtgttgctCTTTATTCCGCTGAACCGCAAGTTTGGCGTGCAGACATCGGGTTGCCAGTTCATGTTCTGGTTCCTCTTTGTCATTCTCTCGATTCCACGCTGTCGCACTGAAGCTCGGGCTCATCAACAGCGTAACGAGATACTTGATTCGAATCAAGAGGAGATACCTGACTACTCATGGGAGGAGTATCAGTTTGTCAGCTTCTTCATCTTCTATGCCTTCGCTTGCGTCATGCTGTTCCTCAACTGCTTCTCCGACGCGATGCCACGTCAGACCAAATATAAGCGTGGCCCGAATGAGATTCCCGAGCTCTCGGCCAGTTTCCTATCACGCATCACGTATCGTTGGTTCGATAGCATGGCACTGAAGGGTTACCGCAATCCTCTCGAGGAAGATGATCTCTGGGATTTGCGCCCTCAGGATAGCTGCAAGGAAGTCATGCCCACGTTCGCCTATTACTGGAATAAGAATGTGCGTAAAAACTACAAACAGGCGGCTCAGACATCGGAACCGAAGGCACAGTTCGCTAATGGCAAAGTCTCGTTCGAGAATCCCCAGGGCAATGGACGCAAGAAGGGCATGGCTAGCATTATGCCGCCCATTTACAAATCCTTTGGTGGCATCTTCTTGTTTGGCTCATTCTTCAAACTTATCGCCGATGTGCTGACTTTTGCTCAACCCCAAGTGCTGAGCTTGATCATTGGCTATGTGGAGGCTTTTGAAACAACGCCGCAACCCGAATGGAAGGGTATTCTGTATTCGGTGTTGCTCTTTGTGTTGGCCAGCATACAAACCTTTATATTGGCACAATATTTCCATCGCATGTTCATCGTTGGTCTGCGCATCCGAACAGCGCTCATCAATTGCATTTATCGCAAGGCGTTGCGCATCTCGAACGCGGCTCGCAAGGAATCGACTGTGGGTGAAATCGTCAATTTGATGGCTGTGGACGCACAACGTTTCATGGATCTGACCACATACTTGAACATGTTGTGGTCGGCACCGCTGCAAATCGGTTTGGCGCTGTATTTCTTGTGGCAGGAATTGGGACCCTCGGTGCTCGCCGGTCTCGCTGTGATGATCATCATGATTCCCTTGAACGGTTTCATTGCCAGTCGCATCAAGACCTATCAGATTCAGCAGATGACCTACAAGGATAAACGTGTCAAGCTCATGAATGAAGTCTTGAGTGGCATCAAG GTACTTAAACTTTACGCCTGGGAGCCGAGCTTTGAGAAGCAAGTTTTGGATATACGTGATAAGGAAATTGCAACACTGCGCTCCACCGCCTATCTGAATGCCAGCACATCGTTCCTCTGGTCTTGTGCCCCATTTTTG gtatcACTGGTAACTTTTGCCACTTACCTGCTAACCGATGAGGCGAATCAGCTGAGCACTAAGAAGGTCTTTGTCAGCATCGCACTGTTCGACATTATCAAATTGCCGCTCACAATTATCCCTATGCTGAATGCTGACATAGCCGAG ACGCAAGTGTCCGTCAAACGTATAAACAAATTCTTGAACAGTGAAGAGCTGGATCCTAACAACGTGCAACACGACAAGTCCAGGC CTCATCCCATTATCATTGAGAATGGCCACTTCTCATGGGGCGATGAGGATGAGACTACGCTCAAGAATATTAGCATGGAAGTGCCAAAGAATAATTTGGTCGCCATTGTGGGCACCGTCGGCTCTGGTAAGTCCTCCGTGGTACAGGCCATCCTGGGCGAAATGGAAAAGATTTCGGGCAGTGTCAACACGGTAGGCAGACTGGCCTATGTGCCACAACAGGCTTGGATCCAGAACGCCACAGTGCGTGATAACATATTGTTTGGCAAGGCCTACGATCGCAAGCGTTACAATCGTGTGATCGATGCCTGCGCTTTGCGCACggatattgaaattttatccGCTGGCGATTTGACCGAAATCGGTGAGAAGGGCATCAATTTGTCGGGTGGCCAAAAGCAGCGTATCTCATTGGCTCGCGCCGTCTACAATGATGCCGATTTGTATCTGCTCGATGATCCGCTGAGTGCCGTCGACGCTCACGTAGGCAAACACATCTTTGAGGAAGTGATCGGACCGAAGGGAATGCTTAAGAACAAGACACGTGTGCTGGTTACCCATGGCATTACGTTCTTGCCCCAAGTGGACAACATTTACGTGATGAAGGCGGGCCAGGTCAGCGAGAATGGCACCTACGCCCAATTGCTGAAGAACAAGGGCGCCTTTGCCGACTTCCTCATCCAGCACTTGCAGGATggcgaggaggaggaagaggatctcaatcaaatcaaacgtCAATTGTCTGAAAATGCTGAACCCGAACTGCTTGCACCCATTGAGAAGGCCATTAAGCTTGCGCGCACCGAGAGTTTGTCGGACTCCAT CTCTGTGACCTCAGCTGATAGTTTGATGGGACGCGGCAGTCTGCGTCGTCGCGCCAGGCGACAGGAGTCGTATGATTCAGCAGCTTCGGCTGCCTCCCTGAAGCGCAAGCAGGAGGTCGAGGGCAAGCTGATTGAGACAGAAAAGTCACAAACGGGCGGCGTTGAATTTGCCGTCTACAAGCATTACATCAAGAGCGTTGGCATCTTCCTCTCTGTGGCCACACTTGTGCTCAACTTTGCGTTCCAAGCATTCCAAATCGGTTCAAATATCTGGCTCACCCAATGGTCCAATGACAAAGAAGTCGAAACTAATACAGCAAAGAGAGATATGTACTTGGGTGTCTATGGTGCCTTCGGTTTTGCTCAAG ttgcaaccaGTTACTTCTCCACTCTTGCGCTCTCGCTGGGCTGCATTTACAGTGCCAAGTATTTGCATGACGTCCTCGTGCATGACACATTGCGCTGGCCCATGGAACTATTCGACATAACGCCCATTGGTCGTGTTGTGAACCGTTTCTCCAAGGATGTCGATACTATCGACAATACCCTGCCGCTCAACTTGCGCGTTGTTATAACCCAGGCTTTTGCG GTTCTCGCCACTATTGTGGTTATTAGTATATCGACGCCGATTTTCTTGGCTGTCATTGTGCCCATTGGATTTATCTACTACTTTGCGCAACGCTTCTATGTGGCCACCTCTCGTCAGCTGATGCGTTTGGAGTCCGTTTCCCGTTCGCCTATCTATTCGCACTTCGGCGAAACCGTCACCGGAGTCTCCACGATTCGTGCCTACACTGTGGAGGATCG CTTCATTGAGGAATCGGACAACAAGGTGGACAAGAATCAGGTGTGCAAATATCCTTCGCTGATTGCCAATCGTTGGCTCGCCATCCGCCTGGAAATGGTCGGCAATCTGATCATCTTGTTTGCCTCGCTCTTCGCTGTGCTTGGCGGACAATCGAATCCCGGTCTGGTCGGTCTGTCGGTTAGCTATGCGCTGCAGGTGACCCAAACCCTTAACTGGCTGGTGCGCATGTCCTCAGACATTGAGACAAACATTGTATCCGTGGAGCGTATCAAGGAGTATGGCGAGACCAAGCAGGAAGCCGCCTGGGAACTGGAGGAGGACAAGAAGAAGCCCAAGAACTGGCCCGCCGATGGTCGCGTCGAGTTCAGCAACTTCCAAGTTCGTTATCGCGAGGGTCTCGATCTAGTGCTGCGTGGCGTTAGCTTTAACATCAGCGGCGGCGAAAAGGTCGGAATTGTGGGACGCACTGGCGCCGGCAAATCCAGTTTGACGCTGGCACTGTTCAG AATCATAGAGTCTGCCGGTGGTAAAATTATTATCGATGGCGAGGATATTGCTCAGCTGGGTCTGCACATGCTGCGCTCCCGTTTGACCATCATCCCACAGGATCCAGTGCTGTTCTCTGGATCACTGCGCGCCAATCTTGATCCCTTCGATGTGAAGACCGACGAAGAAATCTGGAAGGCACTCGAGTTGTCTCATTTGAAGGCATTTGCCAAGGGACTGCCATCCGGTCTGAATCATGAGATCAGCGAAGGAGGCGACAATCTGTCTGTTGGTCAACGTCAATTGGTTTGTCTGGCTCGTGCTCTGCTCCGTAAAACGAAAGTGCTGGTGCTTGATGAGGCCACAGCTGCTGTCGATTTGGAAACCGATGATCTGATTCAG AAAACAATTCGTAGCGAGTTCAAGGATTGCACTGTGCTAACAATTGCCCATCGATTGAATACGATTATGGACTCAGATAAGGTTATTGTGCTGGACAAGGGACAGATTACAGAGTTTGCTTCGCCCACCGAGCTGCTGGACAATCCCAAGTCGGCCTTCTACAGCATGGCCAAGGATGCTAATCTGGTTTAG
- the LOC133835221 gene encoding multidrug resistance-associated protein 1 isoform X2 has product MAEESAMDRFCGSEFWNSSLSWWTEDPDLTPCFEQTALVWTPCAFFWLFMLFDFWYLKASLDKNIPWSKISISKLLFTIGLLVITILDLIMAFVKKGGDTDLPRYPLDVWGPIIKIATFLLVLLFIPLNRKFGVQTSGCQFMFWFLFVILSIPRCRTEARAHQQRNEILDSNQEEIPDYSWEEYQFVSFFIFYAFACVMLFLNCFSDAMPRQTKYKRGPNEIPELSASFLSRITYRWFDSMALKGYRNPLEEDDLWDLRPQDSCKEVMPTFAYYWNKNVRKNYKQAAQTSEPKAQFANGKVSFENPQGNGRKKGMASIMPPIYKSFGGIFLFGSFFKLIADVLTFAQPQVLSLIIGYVEAFETTPQPEWKGILYSVLLFVLASIQTFILAQYFHRMFIVGLRIRTALINCIYRKALRISNAARKESTVGEIVNLMAVDAQRFMDLTTYLNMLWSAPLQIGLALYFLWQELGPSVLAGLAVMIIMIPLNGFIASRIKTYQIQQMTYKDKRVKLMNEVLSGIKVLKLYAWEPSFEKQVLDIRDKEIATLRSTAYLNASTSFLWSCAPFLVSLVTFATYLLTDEANQLSTKKVFVSIALFDIIKLPLTIIPMLNADIAETQVSVKRINKFLNSEELDPNNVQHDKSRPHPIIIENGHFSWGDEDETTLKNISMEVPKNNLVAIVGTVGSGKSSVVQAILGEMEKISGSVNTVGRLAYVPQQAWIQNATVRDNILFGKAYDRKRYNRVIDACALRTDIEILSAGDLTEIGEKGINLSGGQKQRISLARAVYNDADLYLLDDPLSAVDAHVGKHIFEEVIGPKGMLKNKTRVLVTHGITFLPQVDNIYVMKAGQVSENGTYAQLLKNKGAFADFLIQHLQDGEEEEEDLNQIKRQLSENAEPELLAPIEKAIKLARTESLSDSISVTSADSLMGRGSLRRRARRQESYDSAASAASLKRKQEVEGKLIETEKSQTGGVEFAVYKHYIKSVGIFLSVATLVLNFAFQAFQIGSNIWLTQWSNDKEVETNTAKRDMYLGVYGAFGFAQGLFAYFGNVIVYVGGLRAAQIIHNDLLRIVMRGSVCRFFDITPLGRILNSFSGDMDVVDEELPGTMDSLMSFLWMVLATIVVISISTPIFLAVIVPIGFIYYFAQRFYVATSRQLMRLESVSRSPIYSHFGETVTGVSTIRAYTVEDRFIEESDNKVDKNQVCKYPSLIANRWLAIRLEMVGNLIILFASLFAVLGGQSNPGLVGLSVSYALQVTQTLNWLVRMSSDIETNIVSVERIKEYGETKQEAAWELEEDKKKPKNWPADGRVEFSNFQVRYREGLDLVLRGVSFNISGGEKVGIVGRTGAGKSSLTLALFRIIESAGGKIIIDGEDIAQLGLHMLRSRLTIIPQDPVLFSGSLRANLDPFDVKTDEEIWKALELSHLKAFAKGLPSGLNHEISEGGDNLSVGQRQLVCLARALLRKTKVLVLDEATAAVDLETDDLIQKTIRSEFKDCTVLTIAHRLNTIMDSDKVIVLDKGQITEFASPTELLDNPKSAFYSMAKDANLV; this is encoded by the exons ATGGCGGAAGAGTCAGCCATGGACCGCTTTTGCGGTTCCGAATTTTgg AATTCCAGTTTGTCGTGGTGGACAGAAGATCCCGATCTAACACCCTGCTTTGAACAAACAGCTTTAGTTTGGACACCATGCGCCTTCTTCTGGCTGTTTATGTTGTTTGATTTCTGGTATCTCAAGGCCAGTTTGGACAAGAATATTCCATGGAGTAAAATTAGCATTTCTAAATTGCTCTTCACTATCGGACTATTGGTGATTACCATCCTCGATCTAATCATGGCCTTTGTGAAGAAGGGCGGCGACACTGATCTGCCCAGGTACCCTCTTGACGTCTGGGGACCGATCATCAAAATTGCCACATTT ttgctggtgttgctCTTTATTCCGCTGAACCGCAAGTTTGGCGTGCAGACATCGGGTTGCCAGTTCATGTTCTGGTTCCTCTTTGTCATTCTCTCGATTCCACGCTGTCGCACTGAAGCTCGGGCTCATCAACAGCGTAACGAGATACTTGATTCGAATCAAGAGGAGATACCTGACTACTCATGGGAGGAGTATCAGTTTGTCAGCTTCTTCATCTTCTATGCCTTCGCTTGCGTCATGCTGTTCCTCAACTGCTTCTCCGACGCGATGCCACGTCAGACCAAATATAAGCGTGGCCCGAATGAGATTCCCGAGCTCTCGGCCAGTTTCCTATCACGCATCACGTATCGTTGGTTCGATAGCATGGCACTGAAGGGTTACCGCAATCCTCTCGAGGAAGATGATCTCTGGGATTTGCGCCCTCAGGATAGCTGCAAGGAAGTCATGCCCACGTTCGCCTATTACTGGAATAAGAATGTGCGTAAAAACTACAAACAGGCGGCTCAGACATCGGAACCGAAGGCACAGTTCGCTAATGGCAAAGTCTCGTTCGAGAATCCCCAGGGCAATGGACGCAAGAAGGGCATGGCTAGCATTATGCCGCCCATTTACAAATCCTTTGGTGGCATCTTCTTGTTTGGCTCATTCTTCAAACTTATCGCCGATGTGCTGACTTTTGCTCAACCCCAAGTGCTGAGCTTGATCATTGGCTATGTGGAGGCTTTTGAAACAACGCCGCAACCCGAATGGAAGGGTATTCTGTATTCGGTGTTGCTCTTTGTGTTGGCCAGCATACAAACCTTTATATTGGCACAATATTTCCATCGCATGTTCATCGTTGGTCTGCGCATCCGAACAGCGCTCATCAATTGCATTTATCGCAAGGCGTTGCGCATCTCGAACGCGGCTCGCAAGGAATCGACTGTGGGTGAAATCGTCAATTTGATGGCTGTGGACGCACAACGTTTCATGGATCTGACCACATACTTGAACATGTTGTGGTCGGCACCGCTGCAAATCGGTTTGGCGCTGTATTTCTTGTGGCAGGAATTGGGACCCTCGGTGCTCGCCGGTCTCGCTGTGATGATCATCATGATTCCCTTGAACGGTTTCATTGCCAGTCGCATCAAGACCTATCAGATTCAGCAGATGACCTACAAGGATAAACGTGTCAAGCTCATGAATGAAGTCTTGAGTGGCATCAAG GTACTTAAACTTTACGCCTGGGAGCCGAGCTTTGAGAAGCAAGTTTTGGATATACGTGATAAGGAAATTGCAACACTGCGCTCCACCGCCTATCTGAATGCCAGCACATCGTTCCTCTGGTCTTGTGCCCCATTTTTG gtatcACTGGTAACTTTTGCCACTTACCTGCTAACCGATGAGGCGAATCAGCTGAGCACTAAGAAGGTCTTTGTCAGCATCGCACTGTTCGACATTATCAAATTGCCGCTCACAATTATCCCTATGCTGAATGCTGACATAGCCGAG ACGCAAGTGTCCGTCAAACGTATAAACAAATTCTTGAACAGTGAAGAGCTGGATCCTAACAACGTGCAACACGACAAGTCCAGGC CTCATCCCATTATCATTGAGAATGGCCACTTCTCATGGGGCGATGAGGATGAGACTACGCTCAAGAATATTAGCATGGAAGTGCCAAAGAATAATTTGGTCGCCATTGTGGGCACCGTCGGCTCTGGTAAGTCCTCCGTGGTACAGGCCATCCTGGGCGAAATGGAAAAGATTTCGGGCAGTGTCAACACGGTAGGCAGACTGGCCTATGTGCCACAACAGGCTTGGATCCAGAACGCCACAGTGCGTGATAACATATTGTTTGGCAAGGCCTACGATCGCAAGCGTTACAATCGTGTGATCGATGCCTGCGCTTTGCGCACggatattgaaattttatccGCTGGCGATTTGACCGAAATCGGTGAGAAGGGCATCAATTTGTCGGGTGGCCAAAAGCAGCGTATCTCATTGGCTCGCGCCGTCTACAATGATGCCGATTTGTATCTGCTCGATGATCCGCTGAGTGCCGTCGACGCTCACGTAGGCAAACACATCTTTGAGGAAGTGATCGGACCGAAGGGAATGCTTAAGAACAAGACACGTGTGCTGGTTACCCATGGCATTACGTTCTTGCCCCAAGTGGACAACATTTACGTGATGAAGGCGGGCCAGGTCAGCGAGAATGGCACCTACGCCCAATTGCTGAAGAACAAGGGCGCCTTTGCCGACTTCCTCATCCAGCACTTGCAGGATggcgaggaggaggaagaggatctcaatcaaatcaaacgtCAATTGTCTGAAAATGCTGAACCCGAACTGCTTGCACCCATTGAGAAGGCCATTAAGCTTGCGCGCACCGAGAGTTTGTCGGACTCCAT CTCTGTGACCTCAGCTGATAGTTTGATGGGACGCGGCAGTCTGCGTCGTCGCGCCAGGCGACAGGAGTCGTATGATTCAGCAGCTTCGGCTGCCTCCCTGAAGCGCAAGCAGGAGGTCGAGGGCAAGCTGATTGAGACAGAAAAGTCACAAACGGGCGGCGTTGAATTTGCCGTCTACAAGCATTACATCAAGAGCGTTGGCATCTTCCTCTCTGTGGCCACACTTGTGCTCAACTTTGCGTTCCAAGCATTCCAAATCGGTTCAAATATCTGGCTCACCCAATGGTCCAATGACAAAGAAGTCGAAACTAATACAGCAAAGAGAGATATGTACTTGGGTGTCTATGGTGCCTTCGGTTTTGCTCAAG GATTGTTTGCCTACTTTGGTAACGTGATTGTCTACGTTGGCGGCCTCAGAGCGGCACAAATCATCCACAACGATCTGCTGCGTATTGTTATGCGCGGCTCCGTTTGTCGCTTTTTCGATATAACGCCATTGGGACGCATTTTGAACAGTTTCAGCGGAGACATGGATGTTGTCGACGAAGAATTACCCGGCACTATGGACTCCCTTATGTCCTTCCTTTGGATG GTTCTCGCCACTATTGTGGTTATTAGTATATCGACGCCGATTTTCTTGGCTGTCATTGTGCCCATTGGATTTATCTACTACTTTGCGCAACGCTTCTATGTGGCCACCTCTCGTCAGCTGATGCGTTTGGAGTCCGTTTCCCGTTCGCCTATCTATTCGCACTTCGGCGAAACCGTCACCGGAGTCTCCACGATTCGTGCCTACACTGTGGAGGATCG CTTCATTGAGGAATCGGACAACAAGGTGGACAAGAATCAGGTGTGCAAATATCCTTCGCTGATTGCCAATCGTTGGCTCGCCATCCGCCTGGAAATGGTCGGCAATCTGATCATCTTGTTTGCCTCGCTCTTCGCTGTGCTTGGCGGACAATCGAATCCCGGTCTGGTCGGTCTGTCGGTTAGCTATGCGCTGCAGGTGACCCAAACCCTTAACTGGCTGGTGCGCATGTCCTCAGACATTGAGACAAACATTGTATCCGTGGAGCGTATCAAGGAGTATGGCGAGACCAAGCAGGAAGCCGCCTGGGAACTGGAGGAGGACAAGAAGAAGCCCAAGAACTGGCCCGCCGATGGTCGCGTCGAGTTCAGCAACTTCCAAGTTCGTTATCGCGAGGGTCTCGATCTAGTGCTGCGTGGCGTTAGCTTTAACATCAGCGGCGGCGAAAAGGTCGGAATTGTGGGACGCACTGGCGCCGGCAAATCCAGTTTGACGCTGGCACTGTTCAG AATCATAGAGTCTGCCGGTGGTAAAATTATTATCGATGGCGAGGATATTGCTCAGCTGGGTCTGCACATGCTGCGCTCCCGTTTGACCATCATCCCACAGGATCCAGTGCTGTTCTCTGGATCACTGCGCGCCAATCTTGATCCCTTCGATGTGAAGACCGACGAAGAAATCTGGAAGGCACTCGAGTTGTCTCATTTGAAGGCATTTGCCAAGGGACTGCCATCCGGTCTGAATCATGAGATCAGCGAAGGAGGCGACAATCTGTCTGTTGGTCAACGTCAATTGGTTTGTCTGGCTCGTGCTCTGCTCCGTAAAACGAAAGTGCTGGTGCTTGATGAGGCCACAGCTGCTGTCGATTTGGAAACCGATGATCTGATTCAG AAAACAATTCGTAGCGAGTTCAAGGATTGCACTGTGCTAACAATTGCCCATCGATTGAATACGATTATGGACTCAGATAAGGTTATTGTGCTGGACAAGGGACAGATTACAGAGTTTGCTTCGCCCACCGAGCTGCTGGACAATCCCAAGTCGGCCTTCTACAGCATGGCCAAGGATGCTAATCTGGTTTAG